The sequence TTTTGTGCTCAACTTATTCATGCCGGCTCTCTTAATAATATTATATATACCAGATGGAGAAGGTGTTTTGTTGCCCAACTTTTTTGCTAGTATAGCACAAATTTCATATTTATTTATCCCTTTTTTCCGCTCCTCTATAACTGCTTTTTCTATTTCAATATCTGTTCTTCTACTTTCCCATCTTGGACCTCTTTTTCTTGGTAAAAACTCTTTTTCTAATCCGCTATTTCTATACCTATTATAATATTTACAGAATGTTTGTCTGTTGATTCCATTAGCGTGATAAAAATCGCCTACAAATCTATAAAATGGATGCTTTTTTGCCTTTGTTTGCTCATATTCTTTGATCAAAAATCTCCATTTACTTTGGTAATTTCTCTCTAAAGTTTTATCTTCTGTGTTTCTTCTCATACCTAACTCCCTCAAAAATGTTTCTTTTATCTTAACATTTTTGTCATCGAATTAGTTGACCTTTACAATCCCAGTGCGTAACACTTGTATCTTTATGATGTGAGGCATTAGAGCTAAAATACCACGCAGGAAGGGTGAAGCCGACTTGACACTAACGCCAATAAGGCCGAATTCCAGATTTTGCTCCCCTCCCATAGAGTTAAAAGACTGAACAGTATCTTTGGAATTATATCCCGTATTACAAGGTTAGTCTAAACTCTCAGTTTATTTATAGTCTTGGAGGTAATTTTATGCAAGTAAATGCTATTTTGGGTGTGGATATTTCAAAAAAGAAATTTGATGTTTGTTTGCTGATGGACAATAAAAAACGACACAAAGTCTTTCAAAATAATCAGGATGGCTTTGCAAAGCTTGTGGTTTGGTGCAATGGCCATGGAGCAAATCTTATTCATCTGTGTCTTGAGGCAACTAGCTGGTATGGGGAAGATTTGGCTACTTTTATGCACGATTTAGGGCATAATGTTAGTATAGTAAACCCGGCTCAAATCAAGGCTTTTGGCAAAAGTGAGCTGCTCAGAAATAAAACAGATAAATCAGATGCAGCTATGATAGCTAGATTTTGTATTGCGAATAAACCTGCTCTTTGGAAACCAATTGCACCTGAAATGAGGCATTTAAGAGATCTTTACCGTTGTATGCAATCGCTAAAAAATGATAAATTGCAACAGATGAACCGCTTGGAAAATGAAAATATGCATTCCAGCTGCAAAGAAGCTATATCTAAGGTAATTTTGGCAATAGAGGAGCAAATTATTGTTCTCGAAACAGAAATTAATGAGCATATAAATCACTACCACATCTAAAAAATATGGTAGAAAACCTCAAGACTATAAAAGGTATAGGACATCTTACTGCTGTTGCTGTTATTGCAGAAATGCCAGCGGTTGATAATTTTGACAATGCTAAGCAATTTACAGCTTTTGCTGGTCTAAATCCAGGACATTATGAATCTGGATCGTCTGTAAGTAAGAGAAGTTGCATATGTAAAATAGGATCTGAGCGCGTCCGAAAAGCCCTTTATATGCCAGCTATAGTAGTCAAAAACCATAATAATCATTTTCAAAAATTTTGTCAGCGTCTAGCAAGTAAAGGTAAATGCCCAAAAGTCATAGTCCTTGCGTTAATGAGAAAATTAATGCATGTCTTTTTTGGTATTCTTAAAAACAATCAACCATTTAATTGTAATTTAGTTGGATAATTTGTTTGACATCAAAGACAGTATCTGGGATCTATCTTTTTTTCCTGGATCTGAGTAGTCAGCTACTCAGATGACATGGTTTCGAAAGAATTCTATTCTATTATACTCTTCTAATACTGATAGTATCGAACTCCTTAGAGGGGTTGTTTTCTTTTGGAATCATATTAAATGTTACCTCTTTTCCATCCAAAGATAAAGCTCCTCCATCCAATGTATAGTTGTTGAGATCACAATGATTCAACTCTTTATCACACATAATTTCTTCCATTTCCGGAGAGTCTGGTAGAAACATTATAATATGCGTTTCTCCGCCACTGGACATTTCAGACCAATTTCCAAACGACAAGTCTTTTAATCCACATGTATCATACTTCATTGAATATGTAGTAGTGTGTTCACTTCCATTATTATCTACACTATATTGAGATATAGTGTAATAATCACCGTCATTAAAAAAGTCTTGACCGTGGCTATTAAAAAAATCTATAAAATCTGTCATAATACTTACTCCTTTTATTACTAAACTATTAATATAATAGACAATATTTCTATATAAGTCAATAAAATATTAATTTATTAGCATATCTAGTCATTAAGCCCCTTTTTCAACTCCTGAAAAAGAATGCTGCTCAATTTGAACGTTATTGTTTTCTTCTTTCTGTAATTTGCTATCTGTACACCACAGAGCAACATTTACTGCCATGACAGCACAACCTACAATAAAAAAAGATGTAGAAACGAAAGAGATAATGGAAACATCATACGAAGCTGTACTCAAGATTAAAGGTATAGCACCTCCTACCAAAAATGAAACACTGGATGCTATGTCCAAACAAATCCTTGTTAACTTTTTCTTTTGCTTTGAAGTATTAGACTTCTTTCGACATTCTACTTCTGTGGGAAATTGCGTTGTCGCTTCGGTGCTCAAATCCTCATGTATGTTCAATACAGTGCGGTTTTCCTCTTGTGCTCCTAGCACTTGTCTCTCACAAGTGAGATTCGAAAGAAGTCTATTTTCTATTCCAATTTGCTTATTAGCATCATGCTTTTGAAAATGATCAATTAGTGACCATACATTTAAAGCAAGTGAAATTGCACTTATTGTAACACCAGCAATAGCAAGGTATACGCTGATGCTAGAAATACCAAAAACTGATGTTGCTATATACCCAGCAAGAAGAATAATAGATGATGCAGTAACTAAATGTTTTAAATAAGTTCGCATTTTCTTTCTATATGCTAACCAATCTTTTTTATTACGCATAACACAGTACTTTCTTAGTGAATCATATAGTTTATTTTTTTAATACTCACAGTGATTGGTTCTTTTCCACTTGTGCTTGATGTTACATGAAATGTCACTTTACCTTCACTATCATAAGACCAGCCTTTGCTTTCATCTATGGTATGTACTACACACCAAGCGCTACACCAGGGACTTATTGGTACGTTAGTGTGACCACATTTTAATACCTTAAGAGATTCCACATTAAAAGAGATTGTCTCTGTGCGTATTGCGTCATCTGAAAGTACGTCATAGTGTTTATATGAAATTGAACTTTCGTCTTTTCCAACAGCGACCATACATTCATCTCCCATGCACATTACGTAGTTGGCATTTTCCTCGAAAAAATTATTATCATGAAAAAAATTTAATAAATCTTCCATATCGAATTATATTACAATGTTAATTATCTATTATAACGTTTATTTATAAAAGAGTCGATTTTTTATTGATAATATTAAAGAAAGAAATAAATATGCAATAGACTTCTTTCGAAACTCTACTTCTGTGGGAAATTGCGTTGTCGCTTCGGTGCTCAAATCCTCATGTATGTTCAATACACTGCGGTTTTCTGCTCCGCGTGCTCCTAGCACTTGCCTCACACAAGCGAGTTTCGAAAGAAGTCTAATCTAAGAGTGCCCGAGAGAAGACTTGAACTTCCACAACTTAAAAGTTACTAGCACCTGAAGCTAGCGCGTCTACCAATTCCGCCACCCGGGCTTTTTATAGTTTACTGTGTTAAAATTAAATAATATACTTAAACGATGTTTAGTTAAAAAATAATGTTAGAAAATATAAACCTAGATCAAATATTTTTTGCTCAAAACAATGTTAATATTAATAATGTGTACAAGATAGTCAATAGTGCTTTGAGCAACAGTGATGGTGGTGAGCTATTTTTAGAGTTTTGCCAATCAGAGTCTCTGCTTTTTGATGATAATATATTAAAGCATGTGGATTTAAACACTAGAAGGGGGTTTGGTTTAAGGTCTTTTTGTGGTGATAGTACATCTTTCGTTTGTTCTTCTGAGATTAGTGAAAAAGAAATCAGCAATGCAGCATCTATAGTAAAGCACTCAACTGATTTGAGTAAAACAAATTCAATAAACTTAAATGAAGAAAGAAAAAATTTATATTCAAAAGTTAATCCAATCAATGAAATAGATTTAAATTCAAAAATTAAACTACTGAGTGAAGTTAATGAATATATAAGATCTAAAAATAGTTCTGTAAAGCAAGTAAAAATAACTCTTAGTGGTGAATGGCAAGTTGTGCAAATAATAAAAGAAGGTGAACACAGATTAAGCGACATAAGACCTCTAGTCCGTTTTAATGTGCTGGTTATTTTAGAGAAAAATGGTCAAATTGAAAGGGGTTCTGCAGGGCATGGAGGAAGAGACTCTTATAGTGAATTTGTTTCCGAGAAGAAGTGGAAAGACGTCGCAAATCAAGCATTAAAGCAAGCATCGATAAATCTTGAGGCAATCCCAACTCCAGCTGGGGAAATGACAGTTGTTTTAGGTTCTGGATGGCCTGGAGTATTGTTACACGAAGCTGTAGGTCATGGGCTCGAGGGTGATTTTAATCGCAAAGAAGTTTCAGCATTTTCAAATTCTTTGGGTAAGCAAGTAGCAGCTAGTGGTATCACAGTAGTTGATGATGGAACCCTGCCTAATTTACGTGGTTCTATTAGCATAGATGATGAAGGTACTCCATCTGGCTACAATGTATTGATAGAAGACGGGATTCTTAAGGGCTATATGCAGGATCACATGAACGCTAAACTCATGGGTGTTAATCCAACTGGTAACGGCAGAAGAGAAAGTTACAAAGAAGTGATTATGCCACGTATGACAAACACTTATATGTTACCTGGAAAGAATACGCCAGAAGAAATTATATCTAGTGTAAAAAAAGGACTATATGCAGTAAATTTTGGTGGTGGACAAGTTGATATCACATCTGGAAAATTTGTTTTTTCCTCCTCAGAAGCCTATTTAATAGAAAATGGCAAAATCACACAACCTGTTAAGGGAGCAACACTAATTGGTGATGGTCCAACAGTGCTGAAAAAAGTATCTATGATTGGCAATGATCTTAAGTTAGACCCTGGAGTTGGTACATGTTCAAAAGATGGACAAAGCATACCAGTTGGAGTTGGTCAGCCAACGCTTAAAGTTGATTCAATAACTGTTGGTGGAACCGAGGTGTAAATAATAGACTTCTTTCGAAACTCACAGAGTTCTTGCATAATACAAGAACTCTTAAGTTATAGTTAAAAATACATTGGATCTTGATGACTTCCACATGTTGCCTGGTCTGCCATAACATTCAATGACGCTGCACTTTCATGAAAGCTTTGTGCACCAGCCTTTAAAATATCAGACTTTGTTTCTGCAAGGTCGCACTTAAATTTTTCCACATTATCATTCAAAGATTGAAGTTGTTTATCAACATTAAGTTTAGCTTGGTTAAAATAGTTCTCTACTCTTTGAGTATGATTATCTAAAACACTAAGCGCTTTTATACGTACAGACTGTAAAATGCTATTTACTTCCTTTTCCATTCTGGCTTCAGTAATAAACTCACTTATTTTATTTTCTATCTCAGGCTTGATTAGGTTTTCAATTTTTGTTGCGCAAAACTCTTTTACTGATTTCTCTACCTGAAGGTTTACTCCTGGCTTCAGCAAAATTGCAACTTCCGGCCCTACATTTTTGACTGCTTTTTCAGCTGTCTCTCTAGCAATTTTTGCTGTATTTTCTACTGTCTTACTAACAGAATTTAATATGGTTTTTTCTATCTCATGGGCTTTTTTATTAGCTTCTTCTCTACCAGCTTCTCTAGCTAATGCCCTTAACTCGTCGCCCATTTTTCTAGCTTCTTCTCTACCAACTTCTCTGGCTGATGCCTTTAACGCGTCACCCATTTTGTCCATAACTGTTTCTGCAGCCTCTTGTGCTGCTTTACTTATGCCAAAGAAATTGTCGATCAGCCCACCTCCTCGTGCATAAGAGGATTCTTGAGGATAATATTTGGCTGGCTTATGTGGATTACTGCTATAATGTTTTATCATGATAATTACTCCTTAATAAAGTTAATATATTAACATTTTAGTGTTAATATTATATTAATAAAGATATAGAATTGATTTCCGTAATAATAGGATCATGAAGTTGATCAGCCTGGTGAGTGCAAGAAGGTAAACTACACTTGTCCAAAAATGAGCGATGCGTTGGTACCACCAAAACCAAATGAGTTAGAAAGTGCATATTGAATTTTATGCTCCTGAGCTTTAAATGGTACAAAATTTAAATCACACCCTTCTGATGGGTTATGTAAGTTTAAAGTCGGCGGAATAACACCACTATTTAATGCAAGAATACTGAATATTGCCTCAACGCTTCCTGCAGCACCAAGCAAGTGCCCTATAGAGGATTTAGTTGAAGAAACTGGTATTTTATAAGCGTAATCACCAAATAGTTGCTTCATTGCTATTACTTCGATTTTATCTCCAAGTGGTGTTGAAGTACCATGTGCATTTATATACCCTATTTTGTTAGAGTCGATTTGTGCGCTTTGAAGAGCAAGCTCCATTGCTTTAAATGCACCTCTTCCTTCCGGGTGTGGTGCAGTTATGTGATGTGCATCTCCTGTGAGTCCATATCCATTCAGCTCAGCATATATTTTTGCTCCCCTCTTTTTTGCATGCTCATATTCTTCCAGCACCAAAACACCTGCGCCTTCACCCATGACAAATCCATCACGTTCTTCGTCCCATGGTCTTGAAGCTTCTTCTGGATTATCGTTAAATTTAGTTGATAATGCCTTCATCGATGCAAAACCTGCAATTCCAACTCTACACAGTGCACTTTCTGCTCCCCCTGCAATCATTATATCTGCTTCATCAAGTTTTATAGCTCTTGCTGAATTTATAATTGCGTGCGCACCTGTTGCACATGCTGTGACTGCAGAATCATTTGGACCTGTAAATTCATACTTAATAGAAACATGTCCTGATATTAAGTTTATTAAACTTGCAGGAACAAAAAATGGACTTACGCGTCTTGGACCCTTTTCCTGCATAGTGATAACGTTTTCCTGAATTGAGGGAAGCC is a genomic window of Wolbachia endosymbiont of Folsomia candida containing:
- the fabF gene encoding beta-ketoacyl-ACP synthase II; amino-acid sequence: MSRRVVVTGIGLITPLAADVKNTWTKLIAGKSGIKPINTDRFDSSDLACKVAGQVPVQSDGTQHYFNPIDYISEKDLKRTDRFIHYGIAAAIQAVDDSLILEDQNINRERVGVTIGSGIGGLPSIQENVITMQEKGPRRVSPFFVPASLINLISGHVSIKYEFTGPNDSAVTACATGAHAIINSARAIKLDEADIMIAGGAESALCRVGIAGFASMKALSTKFNDNPEEASRPWDEERDGFVMGEGAGVLVLEEYEHAKKRGAKIYAELNGYGLTGDAHHITAPHPEGRGAFKAMELALQSAQIDSNKIGYINAHGTSTPLGDKIEVIAMKQLFGDYAYKIPVSSTKSSIGHLLGAAGSVEAIFSILALNSGVIPPTLNLHNPSEGCDLNFVPFKAQEHKIQYALSNSFGFGGTNASLIFGQV
- the tldD gene encoding metalloprotease TldD, which codes for MLENINLDQIFFAQNNVNINNVYKIVNSALSNSDGGELFLEFCQSESLLFDDNILKHVDLNTRRGFGLRSFCGDSTSFVCSSEISEKEISNAASIVKHSTDLSKTNSINLNEERKNLYSKVNPINEIDLNSKIKLLSEVNEYIRSKNSSVKQVKITLSGEWQVVQIIKEGEHRLSDIRPLVRFNVLVILEKNGQIERGSAGHGGRDSYSEFVSEKKWKDVANQALKQASINLEAIPTPAGEMTVVLGSGWPGVLLHEAVGHGLEGDFNRKEVSAFSNSLGKQVAASGITVVDDGTLPNLRGSISIDDEGTPSGYNVLIEDGILKGYMQDHMNAKLMGVNPTGNGRRESYKEVIMPRMTNTYMLPGKNTPEEIISSVKKGLYAVNFGGGQVDITSGKFVFSSSEAYLIENGKITQPVKGATLIGDGPTVLKKVSMIGNDLKLDPGVGTCSKDGQSIPVGVGQPTLKVDSITVGGTEV